A genomic segment from Candidatus Krumholzibacteriia bacterium encodes:
- a CDS encoding 5'-3' exonuclease H3TH domain-containing protein has protein sequence MNEHACLIDGTAYLFRGYYSVRPVHAADGTPVNAVLGLGNALARLLRDRDPSHVAVAFDAGRYTFRHRIDPAYKANRGDPPEDLVPQFALAQQLTEAMGLATIGVPDFEADDVLATLTTISRESALDVVLVSGDKDLGQLLEPGVRLFDLARAIEFGAEDLPARMGVRADQLVDLLALMGDSSDNIPGVRGVGPKAASALLGHFDSLEAIYASLDEVETLPVRGARSLRRKLEDFRADAERSRELATVRRDVPLGLEVDDLRWEGADPDALVEFTARWSLGGLADRVRWLED, from the coding sequence GTGAACGAGCACGCCTGCCTGATCGACGGGACGGCCTATTTGTTCCGTGGCTACTACTCGGTGCGGCCGGTGCACGCGGCCGATGGCACCCCGGTGAACGCGGTACTGGGTCTGGGCAACGCCCTGGCGCGTCTGCTGCGCGACCGGGATCCCTCGCACGTGGCGGTGGCCTTCGACGCCGGTCGTTACACCTTCCGGCACCGCATCGATCCCGCGTACAAGGCCAATCGTGGGGACCCGCCCGAGGATCTGGTTCCCCAGTTCGCCCTGGCCCAGCAGCTGACCGAAGCCATGGGGCTGGCCACGATCGGTGTTCCCGACTTCGAGGCCGACGACGTCCTGGCGACGCTCACGACCATCAGTCGCGAGTCGGCGCTCGACGTCGTCCTGGTCTCCGGCGACAAGGACCTGGGCCAGCTGCTCGAACCTGGCGTGCGGTTGTTCGACCTGGCCAGGGCCATCGAGTTCGGGGCCGAGGACCTTCCCGCTCGCATGGGTGTGCGTGCGGATCAATTGGTCGATCTGCTCGCCCTCATGGGCGACAGCAGTGACAACATCCCCGGCGTGCGCGGCGTGGGACCGAAGGCCGCGTCTGCGCTGCTCGGGCACTTCGACTCGCTCGAGGCGATCTACGCTTCGCTGGACGAGGTCGAGACCCTGCCCGTGCGCGGGGCGCGCAGTCTGCGGCGTAAGCTCGAGGACTTCCGCGCCGACGCCGAGCGGAGCCGCGAGCTGGCCACCGTGCGCCGCGACGTGCCGCTGGGGCTCGAGGTCGACGACCTCCGCTGGGA
- a CDS encoding O-antigen ligase family protein, with amino-acid sequence MVRVQGSVSDTMAERTQFGVVLILLAAVNASVAVGQFALGVALAVFLGRWWVGGVRPPRLGVEFASLALAVWALTMIPLSEEPVRSVVSYRRFYLFTAMWVVAQVVVGERRRQWAACALLGGAVAVAVAGTGWMWTEHGTLFVTRAVFVSNAMTSAALLMIAAVVGVAFVVVSRGWRQWLVGAAVVVVILGLLQTMTRSALAGLLVGSAVVAVVACPRRGWWWVVAGAAAVVLVLTTGEHFVPERLWQRIAPETLIEGRNAQARFDMWRAGLRMIAEHPWTGVGDVSLGELSEPYYDPEPQRLHGHMHNNLVQVAVIWGLPGLAFFLALFAAQLWAPWSRWRSAQRVGLVWASGWSLGALGAVVAFFVAGFTEWYFGDAEPLLMVMAIIGLGAAPLDGDERT; translated from the coding sequence ATGGTTCGTGTACAGGGCTCGGTGTCGGACACGATGGCGGAGCGGACACAGTTCGGGGTCGTCCTGATCCTGCTCGCCGCCGTGAACGCCTCGGTCGCGGTCGGGCAGTTCGCGCTCGGGGTGGCGCTCGCCGTGTTCCTCGGGCGGTGGTGGGTCGGTGGTGTACGGCCTCCGCGCCTGGGGGTGGAGTTCGCGTCCCTCGCTCTGGCCGTCTGGGCACTGACGATGATCCCGCTGTCCGAAGAGCCCGTCCGGTCGGTCGTCTCGTACCGGCGCTTCTACCTGTTCACCGCCATGTGGGTGGTGGCCCAGGTCGTGGTGGGCGAGCGTCGTCGGCAGTGGGCGGCGTGCGCGCTGCTCGGGGGAGCGGTCGCCGTGGCGGTCGCCGGCACCGGTTGGATGTGGACCGAGCACGGCACCCTGTTCGTCACCCGGGCCGTGTTCGTGTCGAACGCCATGACCAGCGCCGCGTTGTTGATGATCGCGGCGGTGGTGGGGGTGGCCTTCGTCGTCGTGTCGAGAGGCTGGAGGCAGTGGCTCGTCGGAGCGGCGGTGGTCGTCGTGATCCTGGGTCTGCTGCAGACCATGACCCGGAGCGCGCTCGCGGGACTCCTGGTCGGGAGCGCCGTCGTCGCGGTCGTGGCGTGTCCGCGTCGCGGTTGGTGGTGGGTCGTCGCGGGAGCGGCGGCCGTCGTGCTCGTGCTGACCACCGGTGAGCACTTCGTCCCCGAGCGTCTCTGGCAGCGGATCGCCCCGGAAACGCTGATCGAGGGTCGCAACGCCCAGGCGCGGTTCGACATGTGGCGGGCCGGCCTGCGGATGATCGCCGAGCACCCCTGGACAGGGGTCGGCGACGTCTCGCTGGGCGAACTCTCCGAACCCTACTACGATCCCGAACCCCAGAGGCTCCACGGGCACATGCACAACAACCTGGTGCAGGTCGCCGTGATCTGGGGCCTGCCCGGCCTGGCGTTCTTCCTGGCGTTGTTCGCGGCCCAGTTGTGGGCCCCGTGGTCGCGGTGGCGGTCGGCGCAGCGGGTCGGACTCGTGTGGGCCTCCGGCTGGAGTCTGGGTGCCCTCGGAGCCGTCGTGGCCTTCTTCGTGGCCGGGTTCACGGAGTGGTACTTCGGTGATGCCGAGCCCCTGCTGATGGTCATGGCGATCATCGGTCTGGGGGCCGCTCCTCTCGACGGAGACGAACGCACGTGA